In a genomic window of Alistipes sp. ZOR0009:
- the gldD gene encoding gliding motility lipoprotein GldD: MKMKRNRLWLAWSVVAVFVALGFSSCGGDYSPKPRGYFRIDLPKKAYTKFDSVGFPYSFEYPTYVKILPDMEKHVEPYWINLSFKGYNAMLHISYKKVQGNLPALLEDAHTFVYKHTIKADAILETAYGNSERKVYGTVYDIEGNAASALQFYLTDSTKNFLRGALYFYNRPNKDSLAPVVKYFREDIIRMIDTFSWK; encoded by the coding sequence ATGAAAATGAAGAGGAATAGGTTGTGGCTTGCTTGGAGTGTGGTGGCCGTTTTTGTTGCGCTAGGTTTTAGCTCGTGTGGTGGCGACTACTCGCCTAAGCCTCGGGGCTACTTCCGCATCGATTTGCCTAAAAAGGCGTATACCAAGTTCGATTCTGTAGGTTTTCCCTACTCGTTCGAGTATCCAACCTACGTTAAGATACTTCCCGATATGGAAAAGCATGTGGAACCTTACTGGATTAACCTCTCGTTTAAGGGCTACAATGCGATGCTCCATATCAGCTACAAGAAGGTGCAGGGAAATCTACCCGCACTGCTCGAAGATGCGCATACCTTTGTGTACAAGCATACCATTAAGGCCGATGCCATTCTCGAAACAGCCTACGGCAACAGCGAGCGTAAGGTGTACGGCACCGTTTACGACATTGAGGGAAACGCGGCTAGCGCCCTTCAGTTTTACCTTACGGATAGCACCAAAAACTTCCTTCGTGGAGCCCTCTACTTCTACAACCGTCCTAATAAGGACTCGTTGGCGCCCGTGGTAAAGTATTTTAGGGAGGATATTATCCGAATGATCGACACCTTTAGCTGGAAGTAG